A window of the Acidimicrobiales bacterium genome harbors these coding sequences:
- the murI gene encoding glutamate racemase → MSDRPIGMFDSGFGGLTVARAAIDLLPAEDLVYLGDTGRYPYGSKPADEVRAYSLEIGRHLVEAYDVKMLVIACNTATAAALTLLQDHLPVPVVGVIEPGVRAVLQATERHRVGVIGTVGTIESGAYDDAVGKVDPLVDLITCACPGFVEFVERGVTTGPQIKILAERLLAPVVAADVDALLLGCTHYPYLARVIAEVMGPDVVLVSSADETAFALADLMHSSGLEHSDHTRIGQHTFISSGDVRAFAAIGSRLLGPELVNAERWEPCD, encoded by the coding sequence GATGTTCGATTCCGGCTTCGGTGGCCTCACCGTGGCTCGGGCGGCGATCGACCTGCTCCCGGCGGAAGACCTGGTCTACCTAGGCGACACCGGACGCTACCCCTACGGCTCCAAGCCGGCCGACGAGGTGCGGGCGTATTCGCTGGAGATCGGTCGCCACCTCGTCGAGGCCTACGACGTCAAGATGCTGGTGATCGCCTGCAACACCGCAACCGCCGCTGCGCTCACGCTCCTCCAAGACCACCTCCCGGTCCCGGTGGTCGGGGTGATCGAGCCCGGTGTGCGGGCCGTGCTGCAGGCCACCGAGCGACACCGGGTTGGGGTCATCGGCACTGTCGGGACGATCGAGTCCGGTGCCTACGACGACGCCGTCGGCAAGGTCGACCCGCTCGTCGACCTCATCACCTGCGCCTGTCCCGGATTCGTCGAGTTCGTCGAGCGGGGGGTCACCACCGGGCCACAGATCAAGATCCTCGCCGAACGCCTGCTCGCTCCCGTCGTAGCCGCCGACGTCGATGCCCTTCTGCTGGGGTGCACCCACTATCCCTACCTCGCTCGCGTCATCGCCGAGGTGATGGGCCCCGACGTCGTCCTGGTGTCGTCGGCCGACGAGACCGCGTTCGCGCTGGCCGATCTGATGCACAGCTCGGGACTCGAGCACTCGGACCACACACGAATCGGGCAACACACCTTCATCTCCTCCGGCGATGTGCGCGCGTTCGCCGCGATCGGGAGCAGACTGCTCGGGCCAGAACTCGTGAACGCCGAACGATGGGAACCCTGTGACTGA
- the rph gene encoding ribonuclease PH → MTEHSASSSTAPAGHRPDGRTASALRPVSFERDFTDMADGSVLVKFGRTHVLCTASIDDDVPRWMRGSGKGWVTAEYNMLPGSSPERIRRRVSGRDQEIQRLIGRSLRAVCDMKLLGERSITVDCDVLQADGGTRTASITGGYIALHDAITRLGLKKHPLVEHCAAVSVGIIDGEPRLDLPYIEDSTAEVDMNVVMNGAGSFIEVQGTAEAAVFARDELNAMLDLASSGIAELIELQRAVVAEPPAVRPARS, encoded by the coding sequence GTGACTGAACACTCCGCCAGCTCCTCGACCGCACCTGCCGGGCACCGCCCCGATGGCCGTACCGCAAGCGCACTCCGCCCGGTCAGCTTCGAGCGCGACTTCACCGACATGGCCGACGGCTCGGTCCTGGTGAAGTTCGGTCGCACGCATGTGCTGTGCACCGCCTCGATCGATGACGACGTGCCGCGGTGGATGCGGGGGAGTGGCAAGGGCTGGGTCACCGCCGAGTACAACATGCTCCCCGGGTCGAGCCCGGAGCGGATCCGTCGCAGGGTCAGCGGACGCGACCAGGAGATCCAGCGGCTCATCGGACGCAGCTTGCGTGCCGTGTGCGACATGAAGCTCCTGGGCGAGCGCTCGATCACCGTCGATTGCGATGTGCTCCAGGCCGACGGTGGCACCCGCACGGCATCGATCACCGGTGGCTACATCGCCCTCCATGACGCCATCACTCGGTTGGGGCTGAAGAAGCACCCGCTCGTCGAGCATTGCGCAGCCGTGAGTGTCGGCATCATCGACGGCGAGCCCCGCCTCGATCTGCCCTACATCGAGGACTCGACCGCCGAGGTCGACATGAACGTGGTCATGAACGGTGCCGGTTCGTTCATCGAGGTCCAGGGCACGGCCGAAGCTGCCGTGTTCGCTCGCGACGAACTGAATGCCATGCTCGACCTGGCTTCCAGCGGGATCGCCGAGCTGATCGAACTCCAGCGAGCGGTCGTTGCCGAGCCTCCGGCCGTCCGTCCTGCCCGATCCTGA
- the rdgB gene encoding RdgB/HAM1 family non-canonical purine NTP pyrophosphatase: MGGKPRLVIASANPDKVKDLVELLGDRYEVVPRPADAPETIEDADTLEGNAIKKASEIATFTGCDAIADDTGLFVDALGGRPGVYSARYAGENATYAENVAKLLGELDGVEDRRAEFRSVVALIRPDGSGVTGEGSVTGRIIDVGRGANGFGYDPVFEPDEGDGQTFAEMSSAEKHELSHRGRAMISLRMALDHLS, encoded by the coding sequence ATGGGTGGCAAGCCTCGCCTGGTCATCGCCTCGGCCAATCCCGACAAGGTGAAGGATCTCGTCGAGTTGCTCGGTGACCGCTACGAGGTCGTACCTCGCCCGGCAGATGCACCCGAGACGATCGAAGACGCCGACACGCTCGAGGGCAACGCCATCAAGAAGGCCTCCGAGATCGCCACCTTCACCGGGTGTGATGCCATCGCCGACGACACCGGCCTGTTCGTCGACGCGCTCGGCGGCCGCCCTGGGGTCTACAGCGCCCGCTATGCCGGCGAGAACGCAACCTACGCCGAGAATGTCGCCAAGCTCCTGGGCGAGCTCGACGGTGTCGAGGATCGACGGGCCGAGTTCCGCTCGGTCGTTGCGCTGATCCGGCCCGACGGCTCCGGCGTGACGGGTGAGGGATCGGTCACCGGGCGCATCATCGATGTAGGCCGCGGTGCCAACGGCTTCGGCTACGACCCGGTCTTCGAACCCGATGAGGGCGACGGGCAGACCTTCGCCGAGATGTCCAGCGCCGAGAAACATGAACTCAGCCACCGCGGCCGGGCGATGATCAGCCTGCGAATGGCACTCGACCATCTGAGCTGA
- a CDS encoding ATP-dependent Clp protease proteolytic subunit, whose translation MTQPAMTPNLVPGTPVAASPGGGFGFDIYQELLKERIVFLGQQVDDTIANSIAAQMLYLAGQDPDKDIWLYINSPGGSVTAGMAIYDTMQFVKPEIATVCLGMGASMGQFLLTAGAPGKRYALPHARILMHQPSAGVQGQASDIAIQAENLIKIKHQMAELIAEHSGQTVEQITADSDRDKWFTAEEARDYGLLDRVITRTGELSS comes from the coding sequence ATGACACAGCCCGCGATGACGCCCAATCTCGTTCCTGGCACCCCGGTGGCCGCCTCGCCCGGCGGAGGGTTCGGGTTCGACATCTATCAGGAGCTCCTGAAGGAGCGCATCGTGTTCCTCGGCCAGCAGGTCGATGACACGATCGCCAACTCGATCGCCGCACAGATGCTGTACCTGGCCGGCCAGGACCCCGACAAGGACATCTGGCTCTACATCAACTCGCCGGGTGGGTCGGTCACCGCCGGCATGGCCATCTACGACACCATGCAGTTCGTGAAGCCCGAAATCGCCACGGTGTGTCTGGGTATGGGCGCCTCGATGGGGCAGTTCCTGCTCACCGCCGGTGCTCCCGGCAAGCGCTACGCCCTGCCGCACGCCCGCATCCTGATGCACCAGCCGAGCGCCGGCGTGCAGGGCCAGGCGTCCGACATCGCCATCCAGGCCGAGAACCTCATCAAGATCAAGCACCAGATGGCCGAGCTCATCGCCGAGCATTCGGGCCAGACCGTCGAGCAGATCACGGCCGACTCCGACCGCGACAAGTGGTTCACCGCCGAGGAGGCCCGCGACTACGGCCTGCTCGACCGGGTGATCACCCGCACGGGCGAACTGAGCTCCTGA
- the rpe gene encoding ribulose-phosphate 3-epimerase, with the protein MSPASDPQLPDLFITPSVLPADFSKLGQACEELTDAGVDRIQWDVMDGRFVPNLTFGADVIKACRPASNVPYEAHLMIEDPDTLIPDFIDAGCDIIIVHVEACRHLHRTLANIASLGAKPAVALNPHTPISMIENVLDLLDMVLVMTVNPGFGGQAYISSMEPKVDATRALLDTADHWIDLEVDGGISNSTVAGAAGSGANALISGSALFKHPGGLTAGVDELRALATEAWTKRLAG; encoded by the coding sequence ATGTCGCCCGCTTCCGATCCGCAGCTCCCCGATCTGTTCATCACGCCTTCGGTCCTTCCCGCCGATTTCTCCAAGCTGGGCCAGGCCTGCGAGGAACTGACCGACGCCGGCGTGGACCGTATCCAGTGGGACGTCATGGACGGGCGCTTCGTGCCCAACCTCACCTTCGGCGCCGACGTGATCAAAGCCTGCCGCCCGGCGTCGAACGTGCCGTACGAGGCGCACCTGATGATCGAGGACCCCGACACCCTGATCCCCGATTTCATCGACGCCGGATGCGACATCATCATCGTGCACGTCGAGGCCTGCCGTCACCTGCACCGCACGCTGGCGAACATCGCCTCGCTGGGGGCGAAGCCGGCGGTGGCGCTGAACCCGCACACCCCGATCTCGATGATCGAGAACGTGCTCGATCTGCTCGACATGGTGCTCGTCATGACGGTCAACCCGGGATTCGGCGGGCAGGCCTACATCTCGTCGATGGAGCCCAAGGTCGACGCAACTCGGGCCCTGCTCGACACCGCCGACCATTGGATCGACCTCGAGGTCGACGGTGGCATCTCCAACTCGACCGTCGCCGGTGCCGCCGGGAGCGGCGCCAACGCGCTGATCTCGGGCTCGGCACTGTTCAAGCATCCGGGTGGCCTCACGGCCGGCGTCGATGAGTTGCGTGCCCTCGCCACCGAGGCGTGGACGAAACGCCTGGCCGGCTGA
- a CDS encoding TRAM domain-containing protein, with the protein MAVERIAKGGDGVGVGPDGRVVFVASGVPGDRVEVRITLDKKRFRRGEIVSIVEPSPDRVEPPCPHVAEGCGGCDWQHIAIGAQHDLRLRIVTDALERIGKLPSPPVIAGAPLESERYRTTIRAAVSGDRAGYRAAQSHRVVVPNHCLIAHPLAEEILVQGRFPGAEEVTIKVGGNTGERLVIVSPSATGCTVPDGVQLIGRDELLDGATTAITDIVDGVRLRISADSFFQSRTDGAEALVAAAAEMIANAEDGPLVDAYCGGGLFGALLGGERHVTGVESNRSSLDDARVNLGPDAEVHDSLVEQWWPSPATVVIADPARAGLGKPAVDVLAATGATTLVLVSCDPASLGRDAALLIDAGFLLRDVRVFDLFGHTSHIETVAHFER; encoded by the coding sequence CTGGCGGTCGAGCGCATCGCCAAAGGCGGCGACGGGGTTGGTGTCGGCCCCGATGGACGAGTCGTGTTCGTCGCCAGCGGGGTCCCGGGCGACCGAGTCGAGGTTCGTATCACGCTCGACAAGAAGCGCTTCCGCCGAGGTGAGATCGTCTCGATCGTCGAGCCGTCACCCGATCGGGTCGAACCGCCATGCCCCCATGTCGCCGAGGGGTGCGGCGGCTGCGACTGGCAGCACATCGCCATCGGCGCCCAACATGACCTTCGCTTGCGGATCGTCACCGACGCGCTGGAGCGGATCGGCAAGCTCCCGTCGCCGCCGGTGATCGCCGGTGCCCCGCTCGAGTCCGAGCGCTACCGCACCACGATCCGGGCGGCGGTGAGCGGTGACCGCGCCGGTTACCGCGCTGCCCAGTCGCATCGGGTCGTCGTCCCGAACCATTGCCTGATCGCGCACCCGTTGGCCGAAGAGATCCTCGTGCAAGGCCGGTTCCCCGGGGCCGAGGAAGTGACGATCAAGGTCGGAGGCAACACCGGCGAGCGCCTGGTGATCGTCTCCCCTTCGGCGACCGGCTGCACCGTGCCCGATGGCGTGCAGCTGATCGGGCGAGACGAGTTACTCGACGGCGCAACGACCGCCATCACCGACATCGTCGACGGCGTCCGCCTTCGCATCTCGGCCGACTCGTTCTTCCAGAGCCGGACCGACGGCGCCGAAGCGCTCGTCGCCGCCGCAGCCGAGATGATCGCGAATGCCGAGGACGGACCGCTCGTCGACGCCTATTGCGGTGGCGGCCTCTTCGGTGCCTTGCTCGGCGGTGAGCGTCACGTGACCGGCGTCGAGTCGAATCGCTCGTCGCTCGACGATGCCCGAGTCAACCTCGGACCTGATGCCGAGGTCCACGATTCCCTGGTCGAGCAGTGGTGGCCATCGCCGGCCACGGTCGTGATCGCCGACCCGGCCCGGGCCGGCCTCGGCAAGCCGGCCGTCGACGTCCTCGCCGCCACCGGCGCCACCACGCTGGTTCTGGTCAGTTGTGACCCGGCCTCGCTCGGGCGCGACGCTGCCCTGCTGATCGACGCCGGGTTTTTACTACGTGACGTGCGGGTGTTCGACCTGTTCGGCCACACCTCCCACATCGAGACCGTCGCCCACTTCGAACGCTGA
- a CDS encoding DedA family protein, with product MLDSLFSGLADLSSNPWFYAIIFAIALLDSVVPVVPSETTVILGGIAAGQGHLLLALVILFGASGAVAGDSIAYWIGRRAGDWLQRSFFHKPSRQQRLEWAKGQLETRGGMLLVTARFIPGGRTAITLSSGLTKQDYRRFLAFDTLAGLLWATYAGSLGYFFGNKFKDNHTAAFLYAFGAALSVTALIEGIRWLRHRNVGEELSA from the coding sequence ATGCTCGACTCCCTGTTCAGCGGTCTGGCGGACCTGTCGTCCAACCCGTGGTTCTACGCCATCATCTTCGCCATCGCCCTGCTGGACTCGGTGGTGCCGGTCGTGCCGAGCGAGACCACCGTCATCCTCGGAGGCATCGCGGCAGGACAGGGGCACCTGTTGCTGGCGCTGGTCATCCTGTTCGGGGCGAGTGGCGCGGTCGCCGGCGATTCGATTGCCTACTGGATCGGTCGTCGGGCCGGTGATTGGCTCCAACGATCCTTCTTCCACAAACCGTCGCGCCAGCAACGGCTCGAGTGGGCGAAAGGGCAGCTCGAAACCCGGGGCGGCATGTTGCTGGTCACCGCTCGCTTCATCCCCGGCGGGCGTACCGCCATCACCTTGTCATCAGGATTGACCAAGCAGGACTACCGGCGGTTCCTCGCATTCGACACCCTCGCCGGCCTGTTGTGGGCCACCTACGCCGGATCGCTCGGCTACTTCTTCGGCAACAAGTTCAAGGACAATCACACCGCAGCGTTCCTCTACGCGTTCGGTGCCGCCCTGTCGGTGACCGCGCTGATCGAAGGCATCCGCTGGCTGCGGCATCGCAACGTCGGCGAGGAACTCAGCGCCTGA
- a CDS encoding DUF1932 domain-containing protein: MNTPPLGRVALLHPGSMGATIGAALVHTGHTVRWSGEGRSPASHDRARAAGMVDAGSLVDLLHDVDTVLSVCPPDAAVMVARQVSELGGARRYIDANAIAPETAREIAEIVGFGGGTFVDGGIIGPPAHTAGTTRLYLSGDDAELAAGAFEGSLVEAIATDGGAGGASALKLCYAGWTKGSAALLLTMRSAAESAGVADALIAEWERSQPGLVRRSEQTAASAAPKAWRWVGEMEEIAAFLAAAELPNGSFAAAAELFARLEGCKDQVEPPLSLDQVMGQIRR, translated from the coding sequence ATGAACACGCCGCCACTAGGTCGCGTCGCACTCCTCCACCCGGGATCGATGGGGGCAACGATCGGTGCGGCACTCGTGCACACCGGCCACACCGTGCGGTGGTCGGGAGAGGGTCGATCACCGGCCAGCCACGACCGTGCGCGAGCAGCCGGCATGGTCGATGCCGGCTCCCTGGTCGATCTTCTCCACGACGTCGACACCGTCCTCTCGGTGTGTCCGCCCGATGCTGCGGTGATGGTCGCTCGCCAGGTCAGCGAACTGGGCGGCGCCCGCCGCTACATCGACGCCAATGCGATCGCGCCCGAAACGGCTCGCGAGATCGCCGAGATCGTCGGGTTCGGCGGTGGCACGTTCGTCGACGGCGGCATCATCGGCCCGCCCGCTCACACCGCCGGGACCACGCGGCTCTACCTCTCGGGCGACGATGCCGAGTTGGCAGCCGGCGCCTTCGAGGGATCACTCGTCGAGGCCATCGCCACCGATGGCGGAGCCGGCGGCGCATCGGCGTTGAAGCTCTGCTACGCCGGTTGGACCAAGGGTTCCGCAGCCCTGCTCCTCACGATGCGCAGCGCTGCCGAGTCCGCAGGTGTCGCCGATGCGCTGATAGCCGAGTGGGAGCGCTCACAACCCGGACTGGTTCGTCGAAGCGAGCAGACGGCCGCCAGCGCGGCACCGAAGGCGTGGCGCTGGGTCGGCGAGATGGAAGAGATTGCCGCCTTCCTCGCCGCCGCCGAACTCCCCAATGGATCGTTCGCTGCCGCCGCCGAACTGTTCGCTCGGCTCGAGGGCTGCAAGGACCAGGTCGAGCCTCCCCTGTCGCTCGACCAGGTGATGGGCCAGATCAGGCGCTGA
- a CDS encoding (Fe-S)-binding protein — translation MDLELDPDDLNTCVQCGLCLPSCPTFRVTGDETMSPRGRIALMRQVQNHDAPLTPEVLRSFESCVQCRGCEPACPSGVPYGHLMERTRETLAEAGELTPRWQRLAFKPLAHPGLLRAGSKAIGVAQRLHLVPDRLGLSAEIPLRSEPLTASGTDVYLFTGCVMDAWQREVHRAGQRVIEAAGFGVTPTNDLAPCCGALQAHAGLTGETRALAEQMMQSLDPGDGPTPRPILVDSAGCGAAMKDYGHLLGTAEAVAFANRVFDIGEWLAAHVDRLPQVEALDLTVAIQDPCHLRHVQKVHGATRTVLRPFVRTLVELDDDGLCCGAGGAYSVLEPELAGQIRERKLGSIGRAAPDVVASANPGCSMHLGAAGVPTLHPMELIDRAIAAAGVPR, via the coding sequence ATGGACCTCGAACTCGATCCCGACGACCTCAACACCTGTGTGCAATGCGGGCTCTGTCTGCCGTCGTGTCCCACGTTCCGGGTGACCGGCGACGAGACCATGTCACCGCGTGGCCGTATCGCCCTGATGCGCCAGGTCCAGAACCACGACGCTCCACTCACCCCCGAAGTGCTTCGTTCGTTCGAAAGCTGCGTGCAGTGCCGAGGCTGCGAGCCTGCATGCCCCTCTGGGGTTCCCTACGGCCACCTGATGGAACGGACGCGGGAGACGCTCGCCGAGGCTGGCGAGCTCACGCCTCGCTGGCAACGACTCGCCTTCAAGCCGCTGGCCCACCCTGGTCTGTTGCGTGCGGGGTCGAAGGCCATCGGGGTCGCCCAGCGCCTCCACCTGGTCCCCGACCGCCTGGGTCTCTCCGCCGAGATCCCGCTCCGCTCCGAGCCACTCACCGCCTCCGGTACCGATGTGTACCTCTTCACCGGTTGTGTGATGGATGCCTGGCAGCGCGAGGTCCACCGAGCAGGCCAACGCGTGATCGAGGCCGCCGGCTTCGGCGTGACCCCGACCAACGATCTCGCGCCGTGCTGCGGGGCGCTTCAGGCGCATGCCGGCCTCACCGGCGAGACCCGGGCGCTGGCCGAGCAGATGATGCAATCGCTCGACCCGGGCGACGGTCCGACGCCACGACCGATCCTGGTTGACTCCGCCGGCTGTGGTGCGGCCATGAAGGACTACGGTCACCTGCTCGGCACCGCCGAGGCCGTCGCCTTCGCCAACCGGGTCTTCGATATCGGTGAGTGGCTTGCTGCACACGTGGATCGACTCCCACAGGTCGAAGCGCTCGATCTGACCGTCGCCATCCAAGACCCGTGTCATCTGCGCCATGTCCAGAAGGTCCATGGCGCCACCCGCACGGTGCTTCGCCCGTTCGTACGCACGTTGGTCGAACTCGACGACGACGGCCTGTGCTGCGGCGCCGGCGGCGCCTACTCGGTGCTCGAACCCGAGCTGGCCGGCCAGATCCGTGAGCGCAAGCTCGGCTCGATCGGCCGAGCTGCGCCCGACGTGGTGGCCAGTGCCAACCCCGGGTGCTCCATGCATCTCGGCGCCGCTGGTGTTCCGACGCTGCACCCGATGGAACTCATCGATCGAGCGATCGCCGCCGCAGGAGTCCCACGATGA
- a CDS encoding FAD-binding protein — protein MSGTSSQATLASHDPVLADFADEVGADGAVAVRGGGTRWSLGGPLDDGVRVLSAPSGIVEYVPEEMIVRVRAGTTVAELDAELSARGQRTALPRRSDSSTVGGALAVGENDVAMLGRGSVRSALLQVRYVSAEGRIITGGGPTVKNVTGFDLPRLMVGSLGTLGLLAEVIIRTNPIPAASQWLRSDDADPFRARDALLAPSAVLWDGSTTWIQLEGHGLDVEAEARALRAVGSFEAIDGPPALPTNRWSLAPAALRSLGSPDGPNGTGAFVAAVGTGLVFAERPQPARPIDPVITQVSNRMKLEFDPTGRLNPGRTPGRTE, from the coding sequence ATGAGCGGCACTTCCAGTCAGGCCACCCTGGCCTCGCACGACCCGGTGCTGGCTGACTTCGCCGACGAGGTCGGGGCCGACGGAGCCGTCGCCGTCCGCGGTGGAGGGACGCGCTGGTCGCTCGGCGGTCCGCTTGATGACGGCGTCCGCGTACTGTCGGCGCCGTCCGGCATCGTCGAGTACGTGCCCGAGGAGATGATCGTTCGGGTGCGGGCCGGCACCACGGTGGCCGAGCTCGACGCCGAACTGTCGGCCAGGGGCCAACGCACCGCACTCCCCCGGCGCAGCGACAGCTCGACCGTCGGTGGGGCACTCGCCGTGGGCGAGAACGATGTGGCCATGCTCGGCCGAGGCTCGGTCCGATCGGCGCTGCTCCAGGTCCGCTACGTCTCGGCTGAAGGGCGCATCATCACCGGTGGCGGGCCGACCGTCAAGAACGTGACCGGGTTCGACCTGCCTCGGCTCATGGTCGGCTCGCTCGGAACCCTCGGTCTGCTGGCCGAGGTCATCATCCGGACCAACCCGATCCCTGCGGCCTCGCAGTGGCTGAGGTCCGACGACGCCGACCCGTTCCGGGCCCGCGATGCGCTGCTCGCACCCAGTGCGGTGCTCTGGGATGGATCCACCACCTGGATCCAGCTGGAGGGCCACGGTCTCGACGTCGAGGCCGAAGCCCGGGCGCTCCGTGCGGTCGGCAGCTTCGAGGCCATCGATGGACCACCGGCCCTGCCGACGAACCGTTGGTCGCTCGCCCCGGCGGCGTTGCGTTCGTTGGGATCGCCCGACGGTCCCAACGGAACCGGCGCCTTCGTTGCAGCAGTCGGCACGGGACTCGTGTTCGCCGAACGGCCACAACCTGCTCGCCCGATCGATCCGGTCATCACCCAAGTGTCGAACCGCATGAAGCTCGAATTCGACCCCACTGGTCGCCTCAATCCCGGACGCACGCCGGGCAGAACCGAGTAG
- a CDS encoding FAD-linked oxidase C-terminal domain-containing protein, with protein sequence MLQRLRKHRPGSRPATASTDPVVVDLRAALSPDRVRDDGAERALLGHDASVFDGGVSGPICFPTSTAEVQAIMRIAAAHGRAVVPRGAGTGLAGGAIPLGAPIVVAMTKMNSIIDVDTDNRVAWVEPGVINLDLTKHLQPLGFHFAPDPSSQQVCTIGGNVANNSGGPHCLAYGVTNSHIVAVEVVLASGDVAMLGGLEAEPAGLDLRGVFVGGEGTLGIATKVAVTITKNPPEVRTLLLSFASVRDAANTVSAVIAAGIVPAAMEVMDQRITVAVENYVHAGYPTDAAAVLLAEVDGLADGVDIDAAAIGDIGRANGATDVRLAQTDEERALLWKGRKTAFGAIAQIAPDYYLHDTVVPRSKLAEVLEQIYAIADRHELLVMNVFHAGDGNLHPLLIFDAREPGVLDRVHAAGGEIITASLDAGGVLSGEHGIGVEKQAYMDRLFTDDDLDHQARLRRAFDPDCRANPGKVLPTGHSCADIQALRSVPKGVWG encoded by the coding sequence GTGCTCCAACGTCTGCGCAAGCATCGGCCCGGTTCGAGGCCGGCCACCGCCTCGACCGACCCGGTCGTGGTCGACCTGCGAGCGGCCCTGTCCCCCGATCGCGTCCGTGACGACGGCGCCGAGCGAGCATTGCTCGGTCACGACGCCTCGGTCTTCGACGGCGGCGTCTCGGGTCCGATCTGCTTCCCGACCTCGACCGCCGAGGTCCAGGCCATCATGCGCATCGCCGCTGCGCACGGTCGGGCCGTCGTGCCTCGGGGCGCGGGGACCGGTCTCGCCGGCGGCGCGATCCCGCTCGGCGCCCCGATCGTGGTCGCCATGACCAAGATGAACTCGATCATCGACGTCGACACCGACAACCGGGTGGCGTGGGTCGAGCCGGGCGTGATCAACCTCGACCTCACGAAGCATCTGCAACCGCTCGGCTTCCACTTCGCACCCGACCCGTCGAGCCAGCAGGTCTGCACCATCGGCGGCAACGTCGCCAACAACTCCGGCGGCCCACACTGTCTGGCCTACGGCGTCACCAACTCCCACATCGTCGCCGTCGAGGTCGTCCTGGCTTCCGGCGACGTTGCGATGCTCGGAGGGTTGGAAGCCGAACCGGCCGGGCTCGACTTGCGAGGCGTGTTCGTCGGCGGCGAGGGCACGCTCGGCATCGCAACGAAGGTGGCGGTCACCATCACCAAGAACCCACCCGAGGTCCGCACGCTGCTGCTCTCCTTCGCTTCGGTGCGAGATGCTGCCAACACCGTCAGCGCCGTGATCGCTGCCGGCATCGTGCCCGCCGCCATGGAGGTGATGGATCAGCGCATCACCGTTGCCGTCGAGAACTATGTGCACGCCGGCTATCCGACCGACGCCGCCGCGGTGCTGCTAGCCGAGGTCGACGGACTGGCCGACGGTGTCGACATCGACGCCGCCGCCATCGGCGACATCGGCCGAGCGAATGGTGCCACCGATGTTCGGCTCGCCCAGACCGACGAGGAGCGAGCACTACTGTGGAAGGGGCGCAAGACGGCATTCGGCGCCATCGCCCAGATCGCTCCGGACTACTACCTGCACGACACCGTCGTTCCCCGGTCGAAACTGGCCGAGGTCCTCGAGCAGATCTATGCCATCGCCGACCGCCACGAGCTCCTGGTGATGAACGTCTTCCACGCCGGCGATGGCAATCTGCATCCGCTCCTCATCTTCGATGCCCGTGAGCCCGGCGTTCTCGACCGGGTCCACGCCGCCGGTGGCGAGATCATCACGGCGTCGCTCGACGCCGGCGGGGTGCTGTCGGGCGAGCACGGGATCGGCGTCGAGAAGCAGGCGTACATGGACCGGCTGTTCACCGACGACGACCTCGATCACCAAGCTCGGCTCCGGCGGGCCTTCGATCCCGACTGCCGGGCCAATCCGGGCAAGGTGCTGCCGACGGGCCACAGCTGTGCCGACATCCAGGCGCTCCGCTCGGTGCCCAAGGGAGTATGGGGATGA
- a CDS encoding DsbA family oxidoreductase → MLVEIWSDVVCPWCYIGKRRWERGLAAFREAHPEVEIQVAYRSFQLDPHAPQGPGLPVIEGYEKKFGGPERAREIIDHVTNEAAGEGLEFDMDNAVRANTLLSHRLLVLAELEGVQLELKERLMRAYFVEGESLGVVDNLIRFAEEVGIDAEQARAWLSGDAGKAEVLSHLEFAGQAGITSVPTFVFDRQAGVPGAQPAEVFTQVLEQLSGVTTD, encoded by the coding sequence ATGCTCGTGGAGATCTGGTCCGACGTCGTGTGTCCGTGGTGCTACATCGGCAAGCGCCGGTGGGAACGAGGGTTGGCGGCGTTCCGCGAGGCCCATCCCGAGGTCGAGATCCAGGTGGCCTACCGCTCGTTCCAGCTCGATCCCCACGCGCCCCAGGGTCCGGGACTTCCGGTGATCGAGGGCTATGAGAAGAAGTTCGGCGGACCCGAGCGAGCCCGCGAGATCATCGATCACGTCACCAACGAGGCGGCCGGTGAGGGACTCGAGTTCGACATGGACAACGCCGTGCGGGCGAACACGCTCCTGTCACATCGGTTGCTCGTGCTGGCCGAGCTCGAGGGCGTCCAGCTCGAGCTGAAGGAGCGGCTGATGCGCGCCTACTTCGTCGAGGGCGAGTCGCTCGGTGTGGTCGACAACCTGATCCGCTTCGCCGAGGAGGTCGGGATCGACGCCGAGCAGGCTCGGGCGTGGCTCTCGGGCGATGCGGGCAAGGCCGAGGTGCTCAGTCACCTCGAGTTCGCAGGGCAGGCCGGCATCACGTCGGTGCCCACGTTCGTGTTCGATCGCCAGGCCGGTGTGCCGGGCGCTCAGCCCGCCGAGGTGTTCACCCAGGTGCTCGAGCAACTCTCCGGAGTGACGACCGACTGA